The DNA region CCTCCCCCGCGTACGAGGAGAGCTGCTCCAGGTACTCGACGGGGCTCGTGCCGGTCTGTCCGCAGAACGCGGCGGCCTGGTCGATCGCCAGCGGCAACTGCCCGAGCACGGCGCACAGTCGGTGCACTCCGCCGGTGTCCCGGGGGCCGGTGTGGGTGAGGATCCGGGTGAACATCTCGACGGCCTCGTGCGCGGCCGGCACGTCCAGGGTCAGGACCCGGGCGATGCCGTGCCAGCCGCCGGTCTGCCGGGGGTGACGAGGATCCGGCCCCGGCGGACCCGGTCGAGCAGCGGCGCGAGGTCCTCGGGCGCGGAGACGTTGTCGAGGACGAGCAGCCAGTCGTCGTGCCCGGACAGCCACTGCAGGGCCCGTTCGCGCAGGGCTTCCGGGGGCAGTACGTCGATGAGCGCGGGCTGCAGCGCGGCCCCGAGGCCCGCCAGGCCGGCGTCCAGATCGGCGCGGCTCTCGGCGGTGATCCACCAGACGAGCGCGGGCGGTTGAGCACCTTCGCCGGTCCGGCTCTCCGCCCGGCTCTCTGTCCGGCTCTCCGCCCAGCGGGCGGCGAGGGTGGACTTGCCGACGCCGCCGAGCCCGCAGATCACGAGCAGGTCGGAGCCCGCCGCGAAGCCCTCGTCCAGCCGCTCCAACTCCTCGCGGCGGCCGACGAAATGGGCGCTGCGGCGCGGCACGTTGACCAGGGGGTGAGTCGCCGAGGCCGCGCTCAGGGCCTCCGGCGGGAGCAGGGTGGCGTGTTCGACCTGGGTGACATGGTCGCCGGTGGTGACCCGCTCGATGTTCCCGCCGGCCGCGACCGAACGGTCGCCCCCGGCCTCGACGTCTCCGCCCTTGCGTCCCCTCACGCGTCCCCCGTGGACACGCTGCCGATGTCACCGCCGGCGGCCACGGAACGGTCGCCGGAGGCGGTGACGGGACCGGTCGCGGGCCGGGCAATGGGGTTGCCGGGGGCTGGGGTTCCGCCGGACGGGGGCGGTGTGGGCGCCGGTCCTGCCGTCGCCCTGTCGCCCGTGGCCACCGCCCCGATGTTCCCGCCCGCCGCGACCGACCGTTCACCGGCGGCCGTCACGCCGGTCGTTGCGGCGCCGCCGCTGCCGCCGCCCCTGAGGGACCACAGCGACAGGCCGAGCCCGGCGGCGGCGAGCACCGCGCCGGCCACGCTCGCGATCTGATCGGCCTTCCCGAGGTCGGCCACGGCCACCGCGACCAGGGCCGCGACCCCGATGACCCCGATCCCGATCCCCGCCCACCAAAGGGCCTTCGACCGACCGTCCGACCGGCTGCCCGACACTCCGCTCCCCGTCATGAACACATGATTGCAGCCCTGGACAGGCCGCGTCCCGGCTGCGAGTCTCCCGCCATGCGATCACGTCCCGCCCCCGCCGCTCTCGCGGTCCTCGCCGCGCTGACCGCCCTCGCCGCCTCCGCCTGCGCGCCCCAGGAGGCCGACGGCACCGCCTCCGGTCCGTCCGGCTCGTCCACCGCAGGACCCTCGAAGGCCTCCTGCGCGCCCGCCGCCCTGGCCACGAAGGCCAAGGGGAAGCTCACCGTCGGCACGGACACGCCCGCGTACGCCCCCTGGTTCCAGGACGACGACCCGGCCAACGGCAAGGGCTACGAGTCGGCCGTCGCGTACGCCGTCGCCAAGCGCCTCGGCTTCGCCGAGAAGGACGTGGTCTGGCAGAAGGTCGCCTTCAACAACGCCTTCGCGCCCGGCGCGAAGACCTTCGACTTCGACATCAACCAGGTGTCGGTCAACGAGGACCGCCGCAAGGCCGTCGACCTGTCCAGCGGCTACTACGACGTGCGCCAGGCCGTCATCGCGCTCAAGGACTCCCCCGCCGCCAAGGCGACCGACCTCGCCGGTCTCAAGGGCGCCCGGCTCGGCGCGCAGGTCGGCACGACCAGCCTCGACGTCATCAACGAGCAGATCAAGCCGGACCGCCCGGCCGCCGTCTTCCAGAAGAACGACCTCGCCAAGTCCGCCCTCAAGAACGGCCAGGTCGACGCCATCGTCGTCGACCTCCCCACCGCCTTCTACATCACCGGCGCCGAGGTGCCGGAGGCCAAGGTGGTCGGCCAGTTCGAAGCGACAGGGGGCGCCAAGGAGCAGTTCGGCCTCGTCCTCGACAAGGGCTCCGCGCTGACGTCCTGCGTCTCCCGGGCCGTGGACGCCCTGCGCGCCGACGGCACCCTCGCCGCCATCGAGAAGCAGTGGCTGTCGGACGCGGCGGGCGCGCCGGTGCTCAAGTGACCACCAGCGACCTCGCGAAGGAGGCCGCCGCGCCCGACGACACGTACACCCCGTCGGCGCGGCGGCTCGCCCGCGAGCGCCACCGCCGCTCCCGTACCCGCCGCGCCACCGCCGTCGCCGCGCTCAGCACGGCCGCGACGCTCGCCGTCCTGTACGTGGTCGTCACCCGCTCCCCCGGCTGGCCGCGTACCAAGGAGACCTTCTTCAGCGCGGAGTACGCCCGCCGGGCGCTGCCCCTGGTCCTCGACGGCCTGTGGCTCAACCTGCGCCTGCTGGTGGTGTGCGGCGCCGTCGCGCTCGCCCTCGGGATGCTGCTCGCGCTCGCCCGTACGGTGCGCGGCCCGGCGCTGTTCCCGCTGCGGGCGCTGGCCACCGCGTACGTCGACTTCTTCCGCGGCCTGCCGTTGATCATCTGCCTGCTCGCCGTGATCTTCGGCCTGCCCGCGCTGCGCCTCCAGGGCGTCCCCACCGACCCCGTCGTCCTCGGCGGGATCGCGCTGGTCCTCACGTACTCCGCCTATCTGGCCGAGGTCTTCCGGGCCGGCATCGAGAGCGTGCACCCGGCCCAGCGCGCCGCCGCCCGCTCCCTCGGCCTGTCGAGCGCGCAGACCATGCGGTTCGTCGTCCTGCCGCAGGCCGTACGGAGGGTGGTGCCGCCGCTCCTCAACGACCTGGTCTCGCTCCAGAAGGACACCGGCCTGGTCTCCATCGCGGGCGCGGTCGACGCCGTGTACGCGGCGCAGATCCTGGCCGGCAAGACCTTCAACTACACCCCGTACGTCGTCGCGGGCCTCGTCTTCGTCGTCCTGACGATCCCGATGACCCGGTTCACCGACTGGGTCACGGCCCGGATGAACCGCCGCCAGTCCCAGGGAGGGACCGTATGACGCAGGCCCCGGCCCCGGACCCGGACCCGGTCCTCCGCCTCGAATCGGTCCGTAAGACGTACGGGCACGGGCACGGCAGCTCGGTCGTCCTGCGCGATGTCGACCTCACCGTCCCGCAGCACTCGGTCACCGTCCTCATCGGCGCCTCCGGCTCGGGCAAGTCGACCCTCCTCAAGTGCGCCAATCTCCTGGAGGAGGTCGACGACGGCGCGATCTTCCTCGACGGCGAGGAGATCACCGACCCGCGCGTGGACGCCGATGCCGTACGGCGCCGGATCGGCGTCGTCTTCCAGGCGTACAACCTCTTCCCGCACATGAGCGTGCTCGACAACATCGCGCTCGCCCCGCGCCGGGTCCACAAGGCCGCCCGCCGGGAGGCCGAGGACCGCGCCCGCGAGCTGCTCGGCCGGCTCGGGCTCGGGGACAAGGCCGCCGAATACCCGGACCGGCTCAGCGGCGGCCAGCAGCAGCGTGTCGCCATCGCCCGCGCCCTCGCGAACCGGCCCCGGCTGCTGCTCCTCGACGAGGTGACCGCGGCGCTCGACCCGGAGCTGGTGGGCGAGGTCCTGAACGTGGTCCGGGACCTCAAGGAGGACGGCATGACCATGGTCGTCGCCACCCACGAGATGGGCTTCGCCCGCGAGGTCGCCGACCAGGTCTGCTTCCTCGCCGACGGGGTCGTCCTGGAGCGCGGCACCCCGGCCGAGGTCTTCGGCGCGCCCGCGCACGAGCGGACCCGACGGTTCCTCAGCCGGATCGTGGAGGCGGGCCGGCTGTAACGGCGACAGCCGGCCCCCGGCCTTCGGACAGGCAGCCGGCCCCCGGCCTTCGGACAGGCAGCCGGCCCTCGGCCTTCGGACAGGTCCGTCAGACCCCTTGCGGCCGAGGCGTCAGACTCCCTTGCGGCCGAGGCCGCCCAGCTCCTCCGCCATCACGCGCCCCGCCTCCTCCGCGAGGACGTCCTCCGTCAGGTCCTCGTCCGTGTCGAGCCCCGCCAGGTCGGCGAGCGGCTGGTCGAGCCGGACGTGGGCCACCAGGGACTGGAGGGCGCGCAGGGTGGCGGAGGCGGTGGGGCCCCAGTTCGAGAAGTACGAGAACTGCCACCACCACAGCGCCTCGCTGGTCCGGCCCGCCCGGTAGTGCGCCAGACCGTGCCGCAGATCGGTGATCATGTCGGCGAGGTTGTCGGAGATCCGCGCCGGTACGGGCGCCTTGCGCGGCTCGTACGGGTCGAAGACCTCGGAGAACACGTCCACCGGCTCCAGGAGCGCCGCGAACCGCTCCCGCAGCTCGTCCACGTCCAGGTCAGGGCCCGCGTCCGGCTCGTACCGCTCGTCCGGGACGATGTCCTCGTGCGCGCCGAGCCGCCCGCCGGCGAGCAGCAGCTGCGAGACCTCCAGGAGCAGGAAGGGCACCGCGCTGTCCGGCTCGTCGCCCTTGGCGACCTCGGTCGTGGCGACGATGAAGCTCTCGATCGAGTCCGCGATCTGCACCGCGAAGTCGTCCGGGTCCTGAGTGATGGAGTGCAGCGTGGCGTCAGACATCGAGGAGCCTCCCTGAGAGTGCGCCGTCGTGCGCACGGATCACACGGATCGCACGGACCGCTCGGACCGTACGGACCGCACGGACCCGGTCGTCGTCATACATCTAGCAGCCGCCGCCCCTCGAAGGCACGCCCCAGGGTGACCTCGTCGGCGTACTCCAGGTCGCCGCCGACGGGAAGTCCGCTGGCCAGGCGGGTCACCTTGAGGCCCATGGGCTTGATCATCCGCGCCAGGTACGTCGCGGTGGCCTCGCCCTCCAGGTTCGGGTCGGTGGCCAGGATCAGCTCGGTGACCGTGCCGTCCGCGAGCCGCGCCAGCAGCTCGCGGATCCGCAGGTCGTCCGGGCCGACCCCCTCGATGGGGCTGATGGCGCCGCCGAGCACGTGGTAGCGGCCGCGGAACTCACGGGTCCGCTCGATCGCCACGACGTCCTTCGGCTCCTCGACCACACAGATGACCGTCTGGTCGCGGCGCGGATCGCGGCAGATGTTGCACTGCTCCTGCTG from Streptomyces fradiae includes:
- a CDS encoding AAA family ATPase codes for the protein MRGRKGGDVEAGGDRSVAAGGNIERVTTGDHVTQVEHATLLPPEALSAASATHPLVNVPRRSAHFVGRREELERLDEGFAAGSDLLVICGLGGVGKSTLAARWAESRTESRAESRTGEGAQPPALVWWITAESRADLDAGLAGLGAALQPALIDVLPPEALRERALQWLSGHDDWLLVLDNVSAPEDLAPLLDRVRRGRILVTPGRPAAGTASPGS
- a CDS encoding ABC transporter substrate-binding protein, which translates into the protein MRSRPAPAALAVLAALTALAASACAPQEADGTASGPSGSSTAGPSKASCAPAALATKAKGKLTVGTDTPAYAPWFQDDDPANGKGYESAVAYAVAKRLGFAEKDVVWQKVAFNNAFAPGAKTFDFDINQVSVNEDRRKAVDLSSGYYDVRQAVIALKDSPAAKATDLAGLKGARLGAQVGTTSLDVINEQIKPDRPAAVFQKNDLAKSALKNGQVDAIVVDLPTAFYITGAEVPEAKVVGQFEATGGAKEQFGLVLDKGSALTSCVSRAVDALRADGTLAAIEKQWLSDAAGAPVLK
- a CDS encoding amino acid ABC transporter permease, yielding MTTSDLAKEAAAPDDTYTPSARRLARERHRRSRTRRATAVAALSTAATLAVLYVVVTRSPGWPRTKETFFSAEYARRALPLVLDGLWLNLRLLVVCGAVALALGMLLALARTVRGPALFPLRALATAYVDFFRGLPLIICLLAVIFGLPALRLQGVPTDPVVLGGIALVLTYSAYLAEVFRAGIESVHPAQRAAARSLGLSSAQTMRFVVLPQAVRRVVPPLLNDLVSLQKDTGLVSIAGAVDAVYAAQILAGKTFNYTPYVVAGLVFVVLTIPMTRFTDWVTARMNRRQSQGGTV
- a CDS encoding amino acid ABC transporter ATP-binding protein codes for the protein MTQAPAPDPDPVLRLESVRKTYGHGHGSSVVLRDVDLTVPQHSVTVLIGASGSGKSTLLKCANLLEEVDDGAIFLDGEEITDPRVDADAVRRRIGVVFQAYNLFPHMSVLDNIALAPRRVHKAARREAEDRARELLGRLGLGDKAAEYPDRLSGGQQQRVAIARALANRPRLLLLDEVTAALDPELVGEVLNVVRDLKEDGMTMVVATHEMGFAREVADQVCFLADGVVLERGTPAEVFGAPAHERTRRFLSRIVEAGRL
- a CDS encoding DUF5063 domain-containing protein — protein: MSDATLHSITQDPDDFAVQIADSIESFIVATTEVAKGDEPDSAVPFLLLEVSQLLLAGGRLGAHEDIVPDERYEPDAGPDLDVDELRERFAALLEPVDVFSEVFDPYEPRKAPVPARISDNLADMITDLRHGLAHYRAGRTSEALWWWQFSYFSNWGPTASATLRALQSLVAHVRLDQPLADLAGLDTDEDLTEDVLAEEAGRVMAEELGGLGRKGV
- the recR gene encoding recombination mediator RecR, yielding MYEGVVQDLIDELGRLPGVGPKSAQRIAFHILQAEPTDVRRLAQALLEVKEKVRFCAVCGNVAQQEQCNICRDPRRDQTVICVVEEPKDVVAIERTREFRGRYHVLGGAISPIEGVGPDDLRIRELLARLADGTVTELILATDPNLEGEATATYLARMIKPMGLKVTRLASGLPVGGDLEYADEVTLGRAFEGRRLLDV